One window from the genome of Eucalyptus grandis isolate ANBG69807.140 chromosome 7, ASM1654582v1, whole genome shotgun sequence encodes:
- the LOC108954060 gene encoding probable disease resistance protein At4g27220, which yields MSTDSAVSIGWDVLKCLVAPLKRGFSYVMSSKSYANNLQKEVGNLEYEAERIRHAAEGAGNNLQSIHGWVPEFLASAEKALIEAIDLLGEFEKATKTCCHGTLPDPSCRYQFSRKANHKTDDIKKLILENSNREISFSGPAPGKVAALIPAGREGKDVVPPTTTAASASSVDFESRALMIQNIMGALVDDRYSVVGVHGMGGIGKSTLLTSKGFKREIAHGLGLDFKNEEFVSVRAKRLCERLEAEGKINKNKVLIILDNLWEKLDLESVGIPCVHDNKVVRCKLLLTSRDHRVLRREMHCDNAFLLGGLKNEEAKRLFETTVGGKVQVELEPLVEEALSICAGLPFLILAIAKLFIDTSYSECKDALKQIWNEETGEVINKTLRVSYDRLKCEEAKSLLRLCVACGVSKPSLEYLVRYGMGLRLFREASNMEEARDRLGSLIHTLKASSLLLDDEDENGFKIHDLVRGFVTSVASRDQPLLVLKDQDKLITELPEEKLKSCGSICFPYTDMKKLPQELDCPELQIFLLFTNDESLDIPDSYFNSMRKLMVLNLTGICLTCSPSPFQFLKNLHTLCLDKCSLDNVAILGELKRLQILSFVDSKIQRLPKEIGQLVELRLLDLNYCSKLQIIEPGVLGNLIKLEELYMKNSFDQWNVMEQTPPTNANMIELNDMKYLKTLHISIPNPSVLPRDLKVEKLTKYEIRMGHGFWWNVEGSRILFLKWDPISEMLQKGCIQSILGKTDNLILDGLNGIEQSIYALYQKGFPELKHLQVMNIPSIHYILQSPSHMDFKTLESLFLKNLINLEKICTNNISSKSFSALKVVRVECCHKMEVLFPLSSMRELPQLEKIKIVDCMVMRGILEANESGKFELHNLHALKLHYLPEIKNFFITRLAPSSSTSDDQVATQIAFFNGRQVHKKVEVKIASITSTSLFNHEVAFPNLENLYIKGMDNIEMIWHDQIPADSFSKLKLLSVKECKKLVNVVPSFILGQLLSLETLMAKACDSLEVVFKLQPLNHLDRNSVATNLVELIELKKD from the exons atgtcGACCGATTCTGCCGTTTCAATTGGATGGGATGTTTTGAAGTGCTTAGTTGCTCCCCTCAAGCGTGGATTCAGCTACGTCATGTCCTCCAAGAGCTACGCCAACAATCTTCAGAAGGAAGTCGGGAATCTGGAGTACGAGGCTGAGAGGATCCGCCATGCCGCGGAAGGGGCCGGAAACAATCTACAAAGTATCCACGGATGGGTCCCGGAGTTTCTGGCAAGTGCTGAGAAGGCCTTGATAGAGGCGATAGACCTGTTGGGCGAATTCGAAAAGGCGACCAAGACTTGCTGCCACGGGACTCTTCCCGACCCCAGTTGTCGCTATCAGTTCAGCAGGAAGGCCAACCACAAGACCGACGACATTAAGAAGCTCATTCTAGAAAACAGTAACAGGGAGATCTCCTTCAGCGGTCCTGCCCCTGGTAAGGTCGCTGCTCTAATTCCAGCTGGGAGAGAAGGCAAAGATGTCGTCCCGCCGACCACCACAGCGGCGTCCGCTTCTTCTGTCGACTTCGAATCCAGAGCTTTGATGATACAGAACATCATGGGCGCTCTTGTGGATGACCGCTATAGCGTGGTCGGGGTTCACGGGATGGGCGGGATCGGCAAGTCCACCCTTTTG ACATCAAAAGGATTCAAGAGAGAGATTGCGCATGGGTTGGGCCTGGACTTCAAGAACGAGGAGTTTGTCAGCGTGCGCGCGAAGCGTCTATGCGAGAGGTTGGAAGCTGAGGGGAAGATAAACAAGAACAAGGTCCTCATAATACTGGACAACCTGTGGGAAAAGCTCGACTTGGAATCAGTCGGCATTCCCTGCGTACATGACAACAAAGTTGTGAGGTGCAAGTTATTGTTGACGTCAAGAGATCATCGTGTTCTGCGAAGGGAAATGCACTGCGACAATGCCTTCCTCCTTGGTGGGCTGAAAAACGAAGAGGCAAAAAGACTGTTTGAGACGACGGTGGGAGGCAAAGTACAAGTTGAGTTAGAACCCTTGGTGGAGGAAGCACTCTCCATATGTGCAGGTTTGCCTTTTCTAATTCTCGCAATAGCGAAACTTTTTATAGACACTAGTTACTCTGAGTGTAAGGATGCTTTGAAACAAATCTGGAATGAAGAAACCGGTGAGGTGATAAATAAGACGTTGCGAGTAAGTTATGATCGTTTAAAATGTGAGGAGGCGAAGTCATTATTACGGCTTTGTGTTGCTTGTGGTGTCTCTAAGCCATCTCTTGAATACTTGGTGAGGTACGGCATGGGTTTGAGGTTATTTCGAGAAGCTAGCAACATGGAAGAAGCTAGAGATAGGTTGGGCTCACTGATCCATACTCTGAAAGCCTCCTCCCTTTTGTTAGATGATGAAGACGAAAATGGTTTCAAGATTCATGACTTGGTTCGTGGGTTTGTTACCTCGGTTGCGTCAAGAGATCAACCTCTTCTTGTATTGAAAGATCAAGATAAGTTGATAACAGAGTTGCCAGAGGAGAAACTCAAAAGTTGTGGATCGATATGCTTTCCCTACACTGACATGAAAAAGCTTCCCCAAGAATTAGATTGCCCTGAATTGCAGATCTTTTTGCTGTTCACAAATGATGAATCTCTTGATATTCCAGATTCATATTTCAACTCTATGAGGAAACTCATGGTCTTAAATCTTACTGGGATATGTCTCACTTGCTCCCCTTCGCCGTTTCAGTTTTTGAAGAACTTACACACTCTGTGTCTTGACAAATGTTCATTAGATAACGTAGCCATTCTTGGGGAGCTGAAAAGGCTACAAATTCTTAGTTTTGTGGACTCCAAAATTCAGCGATTGCCAAAAGAAATTGGGCAACTAGTAGAGCTGAGGTTGTTAGACTTGAACTATTGTTCAAAACTTCAAATAATTGAACCGGGTGTGCTTGGAAACTTGATCAAATTGGAGGAGTTGTACATGAAGAATAGCTTTGATCAGTGGAATGTCATGGAGCAAACTCCACCAACTAATGCCAATATGATTGAGTTGAATGACATGAAGTATCTCAAGACTCTGCATATATCCATTCCCAACCCAAGTGTGCTGCCAAGGGATTTAAAAGTCGAAAAAttaaccaagtatgaaattagAATGGGTCATGGTTTTTGGTGGAATGTAGAAGGATCAAGGATATTGTTCCTCAAGTGGGATCCAATAAGCGAAATGTTGCAGAAAGGATGCATACAAAGTATCTTAGGCAAAACTGACAATTTGATTTTGGATGGGTTGAATGGAATTGAGCAAAGTATTTACGCATTATACCAAAAAGGCTTTCCAGAATTAAAGCATCTACAAGTCATGAATATTCCCTCGATCCATTACATCCTCCAATCACCATCCCATATGGATTTTAAGACATTGGAGTCATTATTTCTCAAGAATCTCATCAACTTAGAGAAGATATGCACCAACAATATCTCCTCCAAGTCCTTTAGTGCATTAAAAGTAGTACGAGTTGAGTGTTGTCACAAGATGGAAGTTCTATTTCCTCTTTCATCGATGAGAGAACTTCCACAGCTAGAAAAGATCAAAATTGTCGATTGCATGGTAATGCGGGGGATTTTAGAAGCTAATGAGAGTGGCAAATTTGAGTTGCATAATTTGCATGCATTGAAATTGCATTACTTGCCAGAAATCAAGAACTTTTTTATCACTAGGTTAGCTCCTTCGAGTAGTACATCAGATGACCAAGTAGCCACTCAAATTGCATTCTTCAATGGACGACAG GTGCACAAGAAAGTCGAAGTCAAGATCGCATCAATCACGTCTACTTCACTCTTCAATCATGAG